From Chromohalobacter canadensis, one genomic window encodes:
- a CDS encoding thioredoxin family protein, producing the protein MPIIDPRTGEPLTSPQDGDTSASQTNAGTQDASQFIVDVDISNFQQVVLEGSMQGPVLLDSWAPWCEPCKNLMPVLEKLAHEYGGAFTLAKLNIEDNQEIATQLGIRSVPDVKLIVQGQLYDQFQGALPESQIREWLSQYLKAPEAAEATPEEKAQQALDAGDAATARGIYETLVKEWPEHYDYQIELAGALVAEGNAADARALLDNLPPEHRDTPKARGVRARLDFGEEAPSAEEVAALGERDDSEAQFKRALRQVADGHYEAGLDGLMALMKSDRAYGDDIARTTLLRVFDALGANHPLTVAYRRRMFALLY; encoded by the coding sequence ATGCCGATCATCGACCCGCGTACCGGCGAACCTCTCACGTCTCCCCAAGACGGGGACACCAGCGCCTCTCAAACCAATGCCGGCACTCAGGATGCTTCTCAGTTCATCGTCGATGTCGACATATCCAACTTCCAGCAAGTCGTTCTCGAAGGCTCGATGCAGGGGCCGGTGTTGCTCGACAGTTGGGCACCTTGGTGTGAGCCGTGCAAGAACCTCATGCCAGTACTCGAGAAGTTGGCGCACGAATACGGCGGCGCTTTTACCCTGGCCAAGCTGAACATCGAGGACAACCAGGAAATTGCCACGCAACTTGGCATCCGCTCGGTGCCCGACGTCAAGCTGATCGTGCAAGGCCAGCTTTACGATCAGTTCCAGGGGGCGCTGCCTGAATCGCAAATCCGCGAGTGGCTGTCGCAGTATCTCAAGGCACCCGAGGCCGCCGAAGCCACCCCTGAGGAGAAAGCTCAGCAGGCCCTGGACGCGGGCGATGCCGCCACGGCGCGCGGTATCTACGAAACGCTGGTCAAGGAGTGGCCCGAGCACTATGACTATCAGATTGAACTCGCCGGCGCCTTAGTTGCGGAAGGCAATGCGGCGGACGCCCGGGCGCTGCTCGACAACCTACCCCCGGAACATCGCGACACGCCCAAAGCACGCGGCGTCCGCGCGCGACTGGACTTCGGCGAGGAAGCGCCGAGTGCCGAGGAAGTGGCCGCGCTGGGCGAGCGCGACGACAGCGAGGCGCAATTCAAGCGCGCCCTGCGCCAGGTCGCCGATGGACACTACGAAGCCGGCCTAGATGGTTTGATGGCACTGATGAAGTCCGATCGTGCCTATGGTGACGACATCGCTCGCACGACCCTGCTGCGCGTCTTCGATGCGCTAGGCGCCAACCACCCCCTGACAGTGGCCTACCGCCGCAGGATGTTCGCGCTGCTCTACTGA
- a CDS encoding DUF501 domain-containing protein, which yields MVIRPEKAPDERQLALITQQLGRAPRGIQTVAAATQDGTPLVLRMHAIVDDKPFPTHFWLCSDHLKVAISRIEAQGVIKALESRLQEEADFMAAYRHSHEDYVAQRWQTMSDAERDIVDRQGYRDLFTRRGIGGIANWDQVRCLHMQYAHHLCGDNAIGRWMDAEYDVLACLR from the coding sequence ATGGTGATTCGCCCTGAAAAGGCGCCCGACGAGCGCCAACTGGCTCTCATTACCCAACAGCTGGGCCGCGCACCGCGTGGCATCCAAACCGTGGCTGCGGCCACGCAAGACGGCACACCGCTAGTGCTGCGCATGCATGCCATCGTCGACGACAAACCGTTCCCGACGCATTTCTGGCTGTGCTCCGACCACTTGAAGGTCGCTATCTCGCGCATCGAGGCCCAAGGCGTTATCAAAGCCCTCGAGTCACGCCTCCAGGAAGAGGCAGACTTCATGGCCGCGTATCGCCATAGCCACGAGGATTACGTGGCTCAGCGCTGGCAGACCATGAGCGACGCGGAACGCGACATCGTCGACCGCCAAGGCTATCGCGACCTCTTCACGCGGCGCGGCATCGGCGGCATCGCCAACTGGGATCAAGTGCGCTGTCTGCATATGCAATACGCCCATCATCTATGCGGCGACAACGCCATCGGCCGCTGGATGGATGCCGAGTATGATGTGCTCGCCTGTCTGCGCTAG
- the ybaK gene encoding Cys-tRNA(Pro) deacylase gives MTPAIRLLKREAIPHEVLQYTHDPKVAAYGEEAVKALGLAPDSVFKTLLAQLDDGRLVVALVPVMATLDLKGLAKAAGARKAKMADPMLAERTTGYVVGGISPLGQRKRLPTFVDDSAHALSSLHVSGGRRGLEICLAPTALIALLEATTAPLARA, from the coding sequence ATGACGCCTGCCATTCGACTTCTGAAGCGCGAGGCCATCCCGCACGAGGTGCTGCAATACACGCACGATCCCAAGGTCGCCGCCTACGGCGAGGAAGCCGTAAAGGCGCTGGGGCTGGCACCGGATAGCGTGTTCAAGACCTTGCTCGCCCAACTCGATGACGGGCGGCTCGTCGTCGCCCTGGTGCCCGTCATGGCCACACTCGACCTCAAGGGACTCGCCAAGGCTGCCGGCGCACGAAAAGCCAAGATGGCCGACCCCATGCTGGCCGAGCGCACCACGGGCTACGTCGTGGGTGGCATCAGCCCGCTAGGGCAGCGCAAGCGCCTGCCTACCTTCGTGGACGACAGCGCCCATGCCTTGTCGTCGCTCCACGTCAGTGGCGGTAGGCGCGGCCTGGAAATATGCCTGGCGCCGACGGCATTGATCGCCCTGCTCGAGGCAACCACGGCCCCGCTGGCGCGGGCATGA
- a CDS encoding LOG family protein: MVRICIYMGSREGRDASFRHAAEALGRCIAQRGWGLVYGGARVGLMGAVADAALREGGEVIGVIPHHLVEREMAHEGLTRLLRVDDMHARKAAMAEHADAFIAMPGGIGTLEELFETWTWQYLGLHDKPIGVLDVSGFYRPLLDFLDHTVAHGFLNPETRARLVAAADPDQLLDCLMAAQHASPTAS; encoded by the coding sequence ATAGTGCGCATCTGTATCTATATGGGATCGCGTGAAGGACGCGATGCCAGCTTTCGTCACGCCGCCGAGGCGCTGGGTCGGTGCATTGCACAGCGCGGCTGGGGGCTGGTCTACGGTGGTGCCCGCGTCGGCCTGATGGGGGCTGTGGCCGACGCCGCGCTGCGCGAAGGCGGCGAGGTCATCGGCGTCATTCCCCATCACCTGGTCGAGCGCGAAATGGCGCATGAGGGGCTGACGCGCCTGCTGCGTGTCGACGATATGCATGCGCGCAAGGCCGCCATGGCCGAGCACGCCGATGCCTTCATCGCCATGCCCGGTGGCATCGGCACCCTGGAAGAGTTATTCGAGACATGGACCTGGCAATATCTGGGGCTTCACGACAAGCCTATCGGTGTACTCGACGTCAGCGGCTTCTATCGCCCATTATTGGATTTTCTGGACCACACCGTCGCGCACGGTTTTCTCAATCCCGAGACACGCGCAAGACTCGTCGCCGCCGCTGATCCCGATCAATTGCTCGACTGTTTGATGGCTGCGCAACACGCATCACCGACAGCCTCATGA
- a CDS encoding MalY/PatB family protein, with amino-acid sequence MSYDFATPLDRRQYPSQKWQRYAEDVLPLWVADMDFVSPPEVVSALEERVSHGVFGYGRLTDTLRETLCAWSVDHYGWSIEPDWQVWIPGVVPALHLAAQAFCSPGQAVMTATPIYPPFLRVAERSGRIAERVMLAEPEAPGAPWRLDLEALEASITPQTRLLLWCHPHNPTGRVWDEHELHALGELAERHDLLIVSDELHCDLILDATRRHRPLASLSPALAQRTITLWAPSKTFNIAGLSSACAVIPDPELRRRFREAAEGLLPEVNILGLTASQAAYAQGDAWRRELLVTLNTNLQRLRDHVARWPGVTMTAPEATYLAWLDMREAGLGDSPQRALLDSTRVALSDGADFGCPGFVRLNFGTPTYLLEEALERLDSRLCPAG; translated from the coding sequence ATGTCATATGATTTTGCCACGCCGCTGGATCGGCGACAGTATCCTTCCCAGAAATGGCAGCGTTATGCCGAGGACGTATTGCCGTTGTGGGTCGCAGACATGGACTTCGTGTCGCCCCCGGAGGTCGTCTCGGCGCTCGAGGAGCGGGTTTCCCACGGTGTCTTCGGCTATGGCAGATTGACCGATACGCTGCGCGAGACGCTTTGCGCGTGGAGTGTTGATCACTACGGTTGGTCGATCGAGCCTGACTGGCAGGTATGGATCCCCGGCGTGGTGCCGGCGCTACATCTGGCCGCCCAGGCCTTCTGCAGTCCTGGTCAGGCGGTGATGACCGCGACGCCGATCTATCCGCCGTTTCTGCGTGTGGCCGAACGCAGTGGTCGCATCGCAGAACGTGTGATGCTGGCCGAGCCCGAGGCGCCGGGCGCGCCCTGGCGTCTCGATCTCGAAGCGCTGGAAGCCTCGATCACGCCGCAGACGCGTCTGTTGTTGTGGTGCCATCCACACAACCCCACGGGGCGCGTCTGGGACGAGCACGAACTACACGCCTTGGGCGAGCTCGCCGAGCGCCACGACCTTTTGATCGTCTCCGACGAGCTGCATTGCGACCTGATCCTCGACGCGACGCGTCGGCATCGTCCGTTGGCGTCCTTATCGCCGGCCCTGGCTCAACGCACGATTACCCTCTGGGCGCCTTCCAAGACCTTCAATATCGCCGGGCTGTCGAGCGCCTGTGCGGTGATTCCTGATCCCGAGCTACGGCGACGTTTTCGCGAGGCGGCGGAGGGGTTGCTTCCCGAGGTCAATATCCTGGGGCTGACCGCCTCGCAGGCAGCGTATGCGCAAGGTGACGCTTGGCGCCGTGAATTGCTGGTGACGCTCAACACCAATCTGCAGCGACTGCGCGATCATGTAGCCCGGTGGCCTGGGGTCACGATGACGGCGCCTGAGGCGACTTATCTGGCGTGGCTCGATATGCGCGAGGCGGGGCTTGGCGACTCGCCGCAGCGGGCGCTGCTGGACAGCACGCGTGTCGCGCTGTCCGATGGCGCCGATTTTGGGTGCCCGGGGTTCGTGCGGCTTAACTTCGGCACGCCTACCTATCTGCTCGAAGAGGCGCTGGAACGACTCGACTCACGGCTTTGTCCTGCCGGATAG
- a CDS encoding NADP(H)-dependent aldo-keto reductase: protein MQTRPLGQTGINVSRLCLGTMTFGEQNTEADAHAQLDRATAAGINFIDTAEMYPVPPKGETQGLTEAYIGSWLKARGKRDDLVIATKAAGPGLEHIRGGPRLTPEHLQRAVDDSLARLNTDYIDLYQLHWPDRSANFFGKLGYQHDAHEDATPLAETLMALKDLVDAGKIRSIGLSNETPWGVMQSLRLADSLGVPRVASVQNPYNLLNRSFEVGLAEIAHREDVGLLAYSPLAFGALTGKYLDGARPPQGRLTLFERFKRYTSDLAEEAVGAYVGIAREHGLDPAQMALAYVNSRSFLTSNIIGATTLEQLDANLASEDLTLDDSVLEAIEAVHRQHPNPCP, encoded by the coding sequence ATGCAGACACGTCCCCTCGGTCAGACCGGCATTAACGTCAGCCGCTTGTGCCTAGGCACCATGACCTTCGGCGAACAGAACACCGAAGCCGATGCCCATGCACAACTCGATCGCGCCACTGCCGCGGGCATCAACTTCATCGATACCGCCGAGATGTATCCCGTCCCTCCCAAGGGCGAGACCCAAGGGCTCACCGAAGCCTATATCGGCAGCTGGCTCAAGGCACGCGGCAAACGCGACGACCTGGTCATCGCCACCAAGGCAGCCGGTCCCGGTCTCGAGCATATACGCGGTGGTCCGCGTCTGACCCCAGAGCATTTGCAGCGTGCCGTCGACGACAGCTTGGCGCGCCTCAACACCGACTACATCGATCTTTACCAGCTCCACTGGCCCGACCGTAGCGCTAACTTCTTCGGCAAGTTGGGCTATCAGCATGATGCACACGAAGATGCTACACCGTTGGCGGAAACGCTCATGGCTCTCAAGGACCTGGTCGATGCGGGCAAAATCCGCTCCATCGGGCTCTCCAATGAAACGCCGTGGGGCGTGATGCAAAGCCTGCGCCTCGCCGACTCGTTGGGTGTGCCGCGTGTGGCCAGCGTGCAGAACCCCTATAACCTGCTCAATCGCAGCTTCGAGGTCGGGCTCGCCGAGATCGCCCATCGCGAAGACGTCGGCCTTCTGGCTTACTCGCCCTTGGCCTTCGGCGCGCTCACCGGCAAATACCTCGATGGTGCCCGTCCGCCCCAGGGCCGATTGACATTGTTCGAGCGCTTCAAGCGCTATACGTCCGATTTAGCCGAGGAGGCGGTCGGCGCCTACGTCGGGATCGCACGCGAACACGGGCTGGACCCTGCCCAGATGGCGCTGGCCTACGTCAACTCACGTTCGTTCTTGACCAGCAACATCATCGGCGCCACCACGCTCGAGCAGCTCGACGCCAATCTGGCCAGCGAGGATCTGACGCTGGACGATAGCGTTCTCGAGGCCATCGAAGCCGTGCACCGTCAGCATCCCAATCCCTGCCCCTGA
- the yaaA gene encoding peroxide stress protein YaaA produces the protein MLSVISPAKTLDFETPPTTATYTQPEYLEQSAELIEILRDYSPQRLSELMGISDKLAGLNAARYAEWAPPFSPENAKPAAQAFQGDVYLGLDAPSFSEQDNQEAQNRLRILSGLYGLLRPLDLIQPYRLEMGTKLANPAGKDLYAFWRERLTRDLSRAVEESGSPVLVNLASNEYFKAIDAKGLTCRVITPVFKDEKNGQFKIISFYAKKARGLMAAWMIHQRVDDPEDLKRFDVGGYRFNSGLSDGDTWVFTRRESETVTS, from the coding sequence ATGCTAAGCGTCATTTCACCGGCCAAGACGTTGGATTTCGAGACACCACCGACGACCGCGACATACACCCAACCGGAGTACCTTGAGCAAAGCGCCGAGTTGATCGAGATCCTGCGCGATTATTCCCCCCAACGACTTTCCGAGTTGATGGGTATCAGTGACAAGTTGGCAGGACTCAATGCCGCACGGTATGCCGAATGGGCACCGCCGTTCTCGCCGGAGAATGCCAAGCCCGCCGCGCAGGCCTTCCAGGGCGACGTCTACCTGGGGCTGGACGCACCCTCGTTCAGTGAGCAGGACAACCAGGAGGCACAGAACCGTCTGCGCATTCTCTCGGGACTGTACGGATTATTGCGCCCCCTCGATCTGATACAGCCTTATCGTCTGGAGATGGGGACCAAGCTGGCCAATCCCGCAGGCAAGGATCTCTACGCTTTCTGGCGAGAGCGGCTCACCAGGGATCTTTCCCGAGCCGTAGAAGAAAGCGGTTCTCCGGTGCTGGTCAACCTCGCGTCCAACGAGTACTTCAAAGCCATTGATGCCAAAGGCTTAACATGTCGTGTCATCACGCCGGTCTTCAAGGATGAGAAGAACGGTCAATTCAAGATCATCAGCTTTTATGCCAAAAAAGCCCGGGGCTTGATGGCCGCCTGGATGATTCACCAGCGTGTCGACGACCCCGAAGACTTGAAACGCTTCGACGTCGGCGGCTATCGCTTCAACAGCGGTCTGTCCGATGGCGATACCTGGGTTTTCACACGTCGAGAAAGCGAGACGGTCACTTCCTGA
- a CDS encoding FAD-binding and (Fe-S)-binding domain-containing protein — protein sequence MNAPYRELLEALRERLPAHKLIDDPLRLLAYGTDASFYRLIPQVVVRPDSEEELMSVLAECRHRRLPVTFRTAGTSLSGQAVTDSVLIQLNQGWRDYRIFDEGRAIRLQPGIIGARANQLLAPYGRKIGPDPASINSCMIGGIAANNASGMCCGTAQNSYRTLRDMRVILADGTLLDTGDAASREAFRTSHGELLEALETLGCETRANTPLAERIRHKYRLKNTTGYALNSLVDFEDGFDILAHLMIGSEGTLGFISAITYDTVPDAPLKTAALAFFPDMATACRATLALKSAPVSAVELMDRAALRAVEGAPGMPAGLDTLPAGATALLIDVRDEEESALEACIAAVHVALEGLKTLEPLGFTRDPETYARYWKVRKGLFPAVGAIRDVGTTVIIEDVAFPLEHLEAGVAALTETFQRHGYDDAILFGHALEGNLHFVFPQGFETPAEVQRYAALMEDVATLVADEYGGSLKAEHGTGRNMAPFVEREWGAEAYALMWRIKSLFDAEHLLNPDVILSRNAELHLHNLKPLPAADPIVDKCIECGFCEPVCPSRELTLTPRQRIVIQREMARLEVSGGQEDASRLTALRDVYQYQGIDTCAADGLCATQCPVGINTGDLVREWRHRQVVERGGTARLVGRHFSGTTRIGRGVLRLADTTHGVLGTGMMSAWTQGVRRLSGERLPQWLPSLPGPAPVRILERRAGKAVGGKRDKVVYLPACATRVFGVSRGDKGNDAVTRTTLALLEKAGYEVVIPAMIGHLCCGMAFQSRGYFDEADHKARELNRELLMASQNGRYPVLCDTSPCTQRMSERLDARLTVQDPVAFAHDHLLPRLEITPKRARIALHITCSSTCMGLGDKFLALAEHCADEVVVPPEITCCGFAGDKGFMVPELNAAALRGLADAVRGCEVGYSNSRTCEMGLSQHAGIPYRSILDLLHEVSRPCVAENVAT from the coding sequence ATGAACGCGCCCTATAGAGAGCTGCTTGAAGCGCTGCGTGAAAGGTTGCCCGCGCATAAGCTGATCGACGATCCGCTTCGCCTGCTCGCCTACGGTACCGATGCCAGCTTCTATCGGCTCATCCCGCAGGTGGTCGTACGCCCCGACAGTGAAGAAGAGCTGATGAGTGTGCTGGCCGAATGCCGTCATCGGCGCTTACCGGTGACGTTTCGCACGGCGGGGACGTCGCTCTCCGGGCAGGCCGTGACCGATTCGGTGCTCATTCAGCTAAACCAGGGCTGGCGGGATTACCGGATTTTCGACGAGGGTCGGGCGATTCGATTGCAGCCAGGCATCATCGGCGCGCGCGCCAATCAATTGCTGGCTCCATACGGGCGCAAGATCGGGCCCGATCCCGCTTCGATCAATAGCTGCATGATCGGCGGCATCGCTGCCAACAATGCCTCGGGCATGTGTTGTGGCACGGCACAGAACAGTTATCGCACGCTCCGCGATATGCGCGTCATTCTGGCCGACGGTACGCTTTTGGATACCGGCGATGCGGCGAGCCGCGAGGCGTTTCGGACCTCACATGGCGAACTGCTCGAGGCGCTGGAGACGTTGGGATGCGAGACGCGGGCGAATACGCCGCTGGCCGAGCGCATTCGCCACAAGTACCGGCTCAAGAACACTACTGGCTATGCCCTCAATAGCCTGGTCGATTTCGAGGATGGCTTCGATATTCTCGCCCACTTGATGATCGGCTCCGAGGGGACGCTGGGTTTCATTAGTGCCATCACCTACGACACCGTGCCGGACGCGCCCTTGAAAACGGCGGCGTTGGCTTTCTTCCCTGACATGGCGACGGCCTGTCGTGCCACGCTCGCGCTCAAGTCGGCGCCGGTGTCGGCAGTGGAACTGATGGATCGGGCGGCATTGCGCGCCGTGGAAGGGGCACCTGGTATGCCGGCAGGCCTCGACACGCTGCCCGCCGGTGCGACCGCTTTGCTCATCGATGTGCGTGACGAGGAGGAAAGCGCGCTGGAGGCATGTATTGCCGCCGTACATGTGGCACTCGAAGGGCTCAAGACGCTGGAACCGCTGGGCTTCACGCGAGACCCTGAAACCTATGCGCGTTACTGGAAAGTGCGTAAGGGATTGTTCCCTGCGGTAGGGGCGATACGCGATGTCGGTACCACGGTCATCATCGAAGATGTCGCATTTCCTCTCGAGCACCTCGAGGCAGGCGTGGCGGCGCTGACCGAGACATTCCAGCGGCATGGGTATGACGACGCCATCCTCTTCGGCCATGCGTTGGAAGGCAATCTGCACTTCGTCTTTCCTCAGGGCTTCGAGACGCCTGCCGAGGTGCAGCGTTATGCTGCTCTGATGGAGGACGTGGCGACTCTGGTGGCCGACGAGTATGGCGGCTCACTCAAGGCAGAACACGGCACGGGGCGTAACATGGCCCCCTTCGTCGAACGTGAATGGGGCGCCGAGGCATATGCCTTGATGTGGCGGATCAAATCGCTCTTCGATGCCGAGCATCTGCTCAACCCGGATGTCATCCTGAGTCGCAACGCCGAGCTACATCTCCACAACCTCAAGCCGTTGCCGGCCGCCGATCCCATTGTGGATAAGTGCATCGAGTGCGGGTTTTGTGAACCCGTCTGCCCATCCCGCGAGCTAACCCTGACACCGCGCCAGCGTATCGTCATCCAGCGTGAGATGGCGCGACTCGAGGTGTCGGGCGGGCAAGAGGACGCATCGCGTCTGACGGCACTGCGCGACGTCTACCAATATCAGGGCATCGATACGTGCGCGGCTGACGGCTTGTGCGCCACGCAGTGTCCGGTCGGTATCAACACCGGCGATCTCGTGCGTGAATGGCGCCATCGCCAGGTCGTTGAGCGAGGCGGCACGGCCCGTCTGGTCGGGCGTCACTTTTCCGGCACGACCCGCATTGGGCGAGGCGTGTTGCGTCTCGCAGATACCACGCACGGTGTGCTGGGTACGGGCATGATGAGCGCTTGGACGCAGGGCGTGCGTCGACTCAGCGGTGAGCGTCTGCCGCAATGGCTGCCTAGCCTTCCCGGGCCAGCACCTGTGCGCATTCTGGAGCGTCGGGCGGGAAAGGCGGTCGGTGGCAAGCGTGACAAGGTCGTCTACCTACCGGCGTGCGCTACGCGAGTCTTCGGTGTCTCGCGCGGAGATAAGGGTAACGATGCCGTGACGCGCACGACCCTGGCGCTACTCGAGAAGGCCGGTTACGAGGTGGTCATTCCCGCGATGATTGGGCATCTTTGCTGTGGCATGGCATTTCAATCTCGGGGCTATTTCGACGAGGCGGATCACAAGGCGCGCGAGCTCAACCGCGAGTTGTTAATGGCCTCTCAGAATGGGCGTTATCCGGTACTATGCGATACCAGCCCCTGTACGCAGCGCATGAGTGAGCGGCTCGATGCGCGCCTGACGGTGCAAGACCCTGTCGCGTTCGCACACGACCACCTGCTGCCGCGCCTGGAGATTACGCCGAAGCGGGCACGCATCGCGTTGCACATCACCTGCTCAAGCACGTGCATGGGGTTGGGCGATAAGTTTCTCGCTCTCGCCGAACACTGCGCCGATGAGGTCGTGGTACCACCGGAGATCACCTGTTGCGGATTTGCCGGCGATAAAGGCTTCATGGTTCCTGAGCTGAATGCCGCGGCACTACGGGGGCTGGCCGACGCGGTGCGTGGCTGCGAGGTGGGCTACTCCAACTCGCGCACCTGTGAGATGGGGCTGAGCCAGCATGCTGGTATTCCCTACCGCTCGATTCTCGATCTGCTCCATGAAGTCAGTCGTCCCTGTGTGGCCGAAAACGTTGCCACATAA
- a CDS encoding Tim44 domain-containing protein, whose protein sequence is MRNIFVMLMVGLLGFGLGIDHAEAKRLGGGKSFGSYSRSADSSASTTGRNNATTPQRQPGAGLSRWAGPFAGLLAGGLLASLFFGGAFDGLRFFDILLVALVAWLAFRFLRARRAATASGPQHQERQSHTQDQDTPPFSNAGSTPTGSVGSTPEWFDKERFLGGAKEHFMTLQRAWDNNDLAQIQEYVTPALYNLLREERAQQPANNRTEIVRLFAELGDIREIGQQAEASVLFHGILDENGEQTEFNETWHLIRDLRDGAPWYVQGIEQNPSA, encoded by the coding sequence ATGCGCAACATCTTCGTGATGCTTATGGTCGGCTTGCTCGGCTTTGGCCTTGGTATCGATCACGCCGAAGCCAAACGGCTCGGTGGCGGCAAGAGTTTTGGCAGTTATTCGCGCTCCGCAGATAGTTCCGCCTCGACGACTGGCCGTAACAATGCGACAACGCCCCAACGTCAACCCGGTGCTGGGCTTTCACGTTGGGCAGGCCCATTCGCCGGTCTGCTTGCCGGCGGCTTGTTGGCATCTTTGTTCTTCGGCGGTGCCTTCGATGGCCTCCGTTTTTTTGACATCCTGCTGGTCGCGCTTGTCGCCTGGCTGGCCTTCCGCTTCTTGAGGGCGCGCCGCGCTGCAACCGCTAGTGGGCCACAGCACCAGGAACGTCAATCCCACACTCAGGATCAGGATACGCCGCCCTTTTCCAATGCCGGCAGCACCCCCACAGGAAGCGTTGGCTCGACGCCTGAGTGGTTCGACAAGGAGCGATTCCTGGGCGGCGCCAAGGAACATTTCATGACCTTGCAACGCGCCTGGGACAATAACGATCTCGCTCAGATCCAAGAATACGTCACGCCGGCACTTTACAACCTGCTACGCGAAGAACGCGCACAGCAGCCTGCGAACAACCGCACAGAGATCGTGCGTCTTTTCGCCGAATTGGGAGACATCAGGGAAATCGGACAGCAAGCCGAAGCCAGCGTCCTTTTCCACGGCATCCTCGATGAAAATGGCGAGCAAACCGAGTTCAACGAAACCTGGCATCTAATCCGTGACTTACGTGATGGAGCACCTTGGTATGTGCAGGGTATCGAGCAGAATCCAAGCGCCTGA
- a CDS encoding acyl-CoA thioesterase, translating to MFTRRVEPAFYDTDALGHINNTRLPAWFELARNDLFRLFVPDLDPRKWPLIMAKLDVEFRAELFYGQDVEIRTWLSRLGNSSFTVAQEAWQGGRLGARGHVVLVHYDHIEGSAVALTGDLREALAKHLIDEEPAPA from the coding sequence ATGTTCACACGCCGCGTGGAGCCGGCTTTCTATGACACCGATGCCCTAGGACACATTAACAACACGCGCTTGCCGGCCTGGTTCGAGCTCGCCCGAAACGACCTATTTCGTCTGTTCGTGCCCGATCTTGATCCCCGCAAGTGGCCGTTGATCATGGCCAAGCTGGATGTGGAGTTCCGCGCCGAGCTTTTCTATGGGCAGGATGTCGAGATTCGCACCTGGCTTTCGCGGCTGGGCAACAGCTCTTTCACCGTCGCCCAGGAAGCCTGGCAGGGAGGTCGACTGGGCGCCCGTGGCCATGTGGTGCTGGTGCATTACGATCACATCGAGGGCTCGGCGGTGGCGTTGACCGGCGACCTTCGTGAGGCACTCGCCAAGCACCTGATCGACGAGGAGCCCGCCCCCGCATGA
- a CDS encoding tetratricopeptide repeat protein, with translation MQQVSSLRIRLEYRLAAQLLHARWMTRSPGKHRLTMRLFQRCAEAGHTAALSFYGHMLFHRGNSPQDKAKGARYVFQAAYAGDVHAQYQAGRIYEFGCAQYARREEKAVTWYARAAEAGHGLAAERMAEAYRHAHLGLPVDSRRAAQWAALAERAQRSEAGEPIASLTH, from the coding sequence ATGCAACAGGTATCCTCTCTGCGGATTCGGCTCGAATACCGTCTCGCAGCCCAACTGTTACATGCCCGCTGGATGACGCGCTCTCCCGGCAAGCATCGTTTGACGATGCGACTTTTTCAGCGCTGTGCCGAAGCCGGCCATACCGCCGCGCTTTCGTTCTATGGCCATATGTTGTTTCATCGTGGCAACTCCCCGCAGGATAAGGCCAAGGGCGCGCGCTACGTCTTTCAGGCCGCCTATGCGGGCGATGTGCATGCGCAGTACCAGGCGGGTCGCATTTACGAGTTCGGCTGTGCGCAGTATGCGCGGCGCGAAGAGAAAGCGGTGACATGGTATGCGCGTGCCGCCGAAGCGGGCCATGGCCTAGCCGCCGAGCGTATGGCCGAGGCCTACCGTCATGCTCACCTGGGGCTTCCCGTCGACTCCCGGCGTGCCGCGCAATGGGCGGCGCTTGCCGAACGCGCGCAACGCAGTGAAGCCGGTGAGCCGATCGCGTCACTGACGCACTGA